The Engraulis encrasicolus isolate BLACKSEA-1 chromosome 4, IST_EnEncr_1.0, whole genome shotgun sequence genome includes a window with the following:
- the LOC134448111 gene encoding zinc-binding protein A33-like: MEKPKITQEDTLETRMDELQRRLCELVDVTLDPDTAQPYLILSADGKQVKRGDTQHNLSDTPKRFNEVVSVLGREGFSSGKFYYEVQVKGKSRWTIGVARESINRKGKINLGPKYGYWTIWLRDGIYEAQNNPSVPLSLKGKLQRVGVFVDSYAGLVSFYDADRWYNIYSFANVPFTEKIYPYFSPSTNDGGKNSAPLVISPVHICPIN, translated from the exons ATGGAAAAACCCAAGATAACTCAGGAGGACACC TTGGAGACCAGGATGGATGAACTACAGAGGCGTCTTTGTGAACTAG TGGATGTGACCCTGGATCCGGACACAGCCCAGCCCTATCTCATCCTGTCTGCTGACGGAAAACAAGTGAAGCGTGGAGACACACAACATAATCTCTCAGACACTCCAAAGAGGTTTAATGAGGTTGTCAGTGTGTTGGGAAGAGAGGGGTTCTCCTCTGGTAAATTCTACTATGAGGTTCAGGTTAAGGGTAAGAGTAGGTGGACTATAGGAGTGGCCAGGGAATCCATTAACAGGAAGGGGAAAATAAACCTGGGCCCTAAATATGGATACTGGACAATATGGCTGAGAGATGGGATTTACGAGGCTCAAAATAatccctctgtccccctctccctaaAAGGGAAGCTCCAaagggtgggggtgtttgtggaCTCTTACGCAGGTCTGGTCTCATTTTATGATGCAGATCGCTGGTATAATATCTACTCATTTGCCAATGTCCCCTTTACTGAGAAAATCTATCCATACTTCAGCCCTAGTACGAATGATGGAGGTAAAAATTCAGCCCCTCTCGTAATCTCCCCAGTCCATATCTGCCCAATCAActaa